Proteins encoded by one window of Chanos chanos chromosome 7, fChaCha1.1, whole genome shotgun sequence:
- the vgf gene encoding neurosecretory protein VGF: MIWCQQASSAPVVLLFILFSHTLEPTTSSPVGADQALVSDYYGPPSSELTQPETLPTQPGGSQVGSQNEEEDELFKDVDPKTLAAVLLEALNKPQGVKKSEGEEEGGKENKDDKEREIQGADRDRDGRQELELVMAAAAAQGKEEREKEEEEERKRAEEEEEQLTEKVTSHTTSQTVPVKEQPAAEEVAKKDDVTTEEEGQEPVGGAEGEEEEQLSPEEVKNLQNMLEELQSYSTATKREPDSSVGQRESRGSYLADLDRNNLLYNEIKPKPKGYDLALSKKKLKWQQELEKAKNRPLYRGGNFMDDFNDNLTDPEEDEGEDEEEEEMLSPEEEEARAKAEQEEVRRQAAEAQRARAEEEKLADIASDMLLQYMVKDGKKYQDHRKKNSLGVNAAEDKRSDEEDTSDDDDDIDPQTIDKLIEISSKLHLPADDVVDIISDVEKKKKKDAPETLPWQRPLVPPPAPAAPAPVSRNPPLSKQPQPNTNLFKAWFKDKATVRPSKQDFWVKQQRPFRNYPNYPFYQKPYRGYYPVYIPPPKPKPRYYAKPSFSLNDLLGNSLDYDFDFSPKRRYRPWAQPRPKTPPAFRRNLYFPNYIVPQPKVFKSVPMPKPRSPPRRRPSFYYPPPAPIVTRKENYYSQLGQPQEDSDEELENFIEKVFLKRPRMFH, encoded by the coding sequence ATGATCTGGTGCCAACAAGCCTCAAGTGCCCCAGTTGTGCTcttgttcattttattcagcCACACACTAGAACCCACCACCTCCAGCCCTGTGGGTGCAGACCAAGCACTAGTCAGTGACTACTATGGGCCACCCTCTTCGGAGCTTACACAGCCAGAGACACTGCCTACTCAGCCAGGGGGCAGTCAGGTGGGTTCACAGAATGAGGAAGAAGATGAGCTTTTCAAAGATGTGGACCCTAAAACCCTAGCTGCAGTGCTCTTGGAAGCTCTGAACAAACCTCAGGGCGTCaagaagagtgagggagaggaggaaggagggaaggaaaacAAGGacgacaaggagagagagatccagggTGCTGACAGGGACCGAGATGGGCGCCAGGAGTTGGAGCTGGTCATGGCAGCTGCTGCAGCACAGGGCAAGGAGGAAcgagaaaaggaggaggaagaggagaggaagagagcagaggaggaggaggaacaaCTAACGGAGAAAGTGACCAGCCACACAACCAGTCAGACGGTGCCAGTGAAAGAACAGCCAGCAGCAGAGGAAGTGGCTAAAAAGGATGATGTCACGACAGAGGAGGAGGGTCAGGAACCGGTAGGAGGTGCagagggggaagaagaagagcagctGAGCCCAGAAGAGGTGAAGAATCTTCAGAACATGCTGGAGGAGCTTCAGAGCTATAGCACAGCCACCAAGAGGGAGCCTGACTCCTCAGTTGGCCAGAGGGAGAGTCGTGGGAGCTACCTTGCTGACCTGGATCGCAACAATCTCCTGTACAATGAGATCAAACCCAAGCCAAAAGGCTATGATCTGGCCCTATCAAAGAAGAAACTCAAGTGGCAACAGGAGCTGGAAAAGGCTAAGAACCGGCCACTATACAGAGGAGGAAACTTCATGGATGATTTCAATGACAACTTAACAGACCCAGAGGAGGATGAGggtgaggatgaagaggaggaggaaatgcTGAgcccagaggaagaggaggcaaGGGCCAAGGCAGAACAGGAAGAGGTGCGTAGGCAGGCAGCAGAGGCCCAGAGAGCcagggcagaggaggagaaactaGCAGATATTGCCTCTGATATGCTCCTGCAGTACATGGTCAAGGATGGGAAGAAATACCAAGACCATCGCAAGAAGAACTCCCTGGGGGTCAACGCAGCAGAGGATAAGCGATCAGATGAGGAGGACACcagcgatgatgatgatgacattgaTCCACAGACCATTGACAAGCTGATCGAGATCTCCAGCAAGCTGCACCTGCCTGCCGACGACGTGGTGGACATTATCAGTGAtgtggaaaagaagaagaagaaagatgCCCCTGAAACACTGCCATGGCAACGACCTCTGGTTCCACCTCCAGCCCCTGCGGCCCCTGCTCCAGTGTCACGAAACCCACCTCTCTCAAAGCAGCCTCAGCCGAACACCAACCTCTTCAAAGCCTGGTTCAAGGACAAGGCCACAGTCAGGCCCAGCAAGCAGGATTTTTGGGTCAAACAGCAGAGGCCCTTTCGGAACTACCCCAATTACCCATTCTACCAAAAGCCCTATCGCGGTTACTACCCTGTCTATATCCCTCCGCCAAAGCCCAAGCCCCGATACTACGCTAagccctccttctctctcaacGACCTGTTGGGTAACTCTCTGGACTATGATTTTGACTTCTCCCCAAAACGCAGGTACCGCCCATGGGCACAACCTCGCCCAAAGACCCCTCCAGCCTTCCGGCGGAACCTCTACTTTCCCAACTACATTGTTCCCCAGCCAAAGGTTTTCAAATCCGTGCCCATGCCCAAACCCAGGTCACCTCCGCGTCGTCGGCCAAGTTTCTATTACCCTCCCCCAGCTCCTATAGTCACCAGGAAAGAGAACTACTACAGTCAGCTGGGGCAACCACAGGAGGACAGTGATGAAGAACTGGAGAACTTCATCGAGAAGGTCTTCCTGAAACGTCCCAGGATGTTTCACTGA